From Mytilus edulis unplaced genomic scaffold, xbMytEdul2.2 SCAFFOLD_1697, whole genome shotgun sequence, one genomic window encodes:
- the LOC139507032 gene encoding histone H1-delta-like — translation MADATAAPAVAPAKSPKKKAAAKPKKPSAHPKYSEMIGKAIAALKERGGSSRQAILKYIMANFNVGKDAKSVNAHLKLALRAGVKNNSLKQSKGTGASGSFRIGEAKVVKKKPAKAKKAAKPKAAKPKKAKSTPKKKKPAAKKPAGEKKAAKPKAKKPAAKKAAKPKKPAAKSPAKKKAAKPKAKKTPKKK, via the coding sequence atggcAGACGCAACAGCAGCACCAGCAGTAGCACCAGCTAAATCACCAAAGAAAAAGGcagcagccaagccaaagaagccttCCGCACATCCTAAATACAGCGAGATGATTGGAAAAGCCATCGCCGCTTTGAAAGAACGTGGAGGTTCTTCAAGGCAAGCAATTCTGAAGTACATCATGGCCAACTTCAACGTCGGAAAAGATGCCAAGTCAGTAAATGCTCATTTAAAACTTGCACTCAGAGCCGGAGTTAAGAACAACAGTTTGAAGCAGTCCAAGGGAACTGGAGCATCCGGATCTTTCAGAATTGGAGAGGCTAAAGTAGTTAAAAAGAAGCCAGCAaaggcaaagaaagcagccaaacCTAAGGCCGCCAAGCCGAAGAAGGCAAAGAGCACACCCAAGAAGAAGAAgccagcagcaaagaaaccagctggagaaaaaaaggctgccaaaccaaaggcaaaaaaaccagcagcaaagaaagcagccaagccaaagaagccagCAGCCAAGTCACCAGCAAAAAAGAAGGCAGCCAAACCAAAAGCCAagaagacaccaaagaagaagtaa